In a genomic window of Punica granatum isolate Tunisia-2019 chromosome 6, ASM765513v2, whole genome shotgun sequence:
- the LOC116209878 gene encoding uncharacterized protein LOC116209878 gives MEAQAQAAPGSLVKISLRLGSETHSVTSNEGILSEQLVSAKEQSMSIFKEYITRHNVRNDVPDELAESSSEDDADINEKPHVKSKKTKIN, from the coding sequence ATGGAGGCTCAAGCTCAAGCTGCTCCTGGATCTCTCGTTAAAATTTCACTTCGACTTGGATCGGAGACGCACTCCGTGACGTCAAATGAGGGAATCCTGTCCGAGCAGCTGGTTTCGGCCAAGGAGCAGAGCATGAGTATATTCAAGGAGTACATCACCAGGCACAACGTCCGGAACGATGTGCCCGATGAGCTTGCAGAGAGCTCATCGGAAGATGATGCTGATATCAACGAGAAGCCTCATGTCAAGTCCAAGAAGACGAAGATAAACTAG